The following proteins come from a genomic window of Aequorivita marisscotiae:
- a CDS encoding putative signal transducing protein, with amino-acid sequence MKHFKTIAIFQYPAEYAILQLLFEQEDIRYFFENETMISVFPFYSNAIGGIRLQVHLDDVAQAEEIIANLNSSSDLKIV; translated from the coding sequence ATGAAGCATTTTAAAACCATAGCTATTTTTCAATATCCTGCGGAATACGCAATACTTCAGCTTTTGTTTGAACAGGAAGATATACGATACTTTTTTGAAAATGAAACCATGATTAGCGTTTTTCCTTTTTACTCAAATGCAATTGGCGGAATTAGACTTCAAGTTCATTTGGACGATGTGGCCCAAGCGGAAGAAATTATCGCTAACTTAAACTCTTCTTCAGATTTGAAAATAGTTTAA
- the rpiB gene encoding ribose 5-phosphate isomerase B, with amino-acid sequence MKISIGNDHAGTAYKFEIVSFLEKEGHSVINHGTDSESSVDYPDFVHPVAADVESGNAELGIIICGSGNGANMTANKHQKVRSALCWTKEITALARQHNDANVLSIPARFTSKPQALEMVKTFLNTEFEGGRHQNRVEKIACI; translated from the coding sequence ATGAAGATTTCCATCGGCAACGACCACGCAGGTACAGCGTATAAATTTGAAATTGTGTCCTTTCTCGAAAAGGAAGGCCACTCAGTTATAAACCACGGAACCGACTCTGAATCGAGCGTAGATTATCCAGATTTTGTGCATCCCGTTGCGGCAGATGTTGAAAGTGGAAACGCAGAGTTAGGAATTATTATCTGCGGAAGCGGAAATGGCGCAAATATGACAGCTAATAAACACCAAAAAGTACGCTCTGCTTTATGTTGGACTAAAGAAATTACTGCGCTCGCCCGCCAACATAACGATGCTAATGTATTAAGTATTCCGGCCAGATTTACTAGTAAACCACAAGCTTTGGAAATGGTTAAAACATTTTTAAATACCGAATTTGAAGGGGGACGCCACCAAAATCGCGTAGAAAAAATAGCTTGTATATAA
- a CDS encoding cation diffusion facilitator family transporter encodes MSHKHVHSHDHSHPDLKGKKLLLSILLNIGITLAQAIGGVVSGSLSLLSDALHNFSDVLSLVVSYIADRYSKKDASVTKTFGYKRAEIIAAFVNSATLIVVAIYLIYEAVIRFYNPQPIESGLVIWLAILGIVFNGFSVLLLYKDSKSNMNMRSAYLHLFTDMAASVAVLIGGLLMQFYQWYWVDSLLTVLIALYLLIMGYDLLKTSFKVLMLFTPDDLNLEVINKAVCKIPEIKNMHHIHIWQLNEQETHLEAHIDFYNDLTLSEFDAVLAKVEELLYHDFGINHVTIQPEHQKDDPKDIIVQD; translated from the coding sequence ATGTCGCATAAGCACGTACATTCACACGATCATTCGCATCCAGATTTAAAAGGGAAAAAACTTTTACTTTCCATTCTTTTAAATATAGGAATTACACTTGCACAAGCAATTGGCGGTGTGGTTTCGGGAAGTTTGTCGTTACTCTCCGATGCGCTCCATAATTTTAGCGACGTTCTGTCTTTGGTGGTAAGTTATATAGCCGATAGATATTCAAAAAAGGATGCTTCGGTTACAAAAACATTTGGATATAAACGCGCCGAAATAATTGCTGCATTTGTAAATTCGGCCACCTTAATTGTGGTAGCAATTTACCTAATTTACGAAGCCGTTATTCGCTTTTATAATCCGCAACCAATTGAAAGCGGCCTCGTTATTTGGCTGGCTATTTTAGGAATTGTTTTTAACGGGTTTAGCGTATTGCTTCTATATAAAGATTCAAAAAGCAATATGAACATGCGCTCGGCCTACTTGCACTTGTTTACCGATATGGCAGCATCGGTAGCTGTTTTAATTGGTGGTTTGCTTATGCAATTTTATCAATGGTATTGGGTAGATAGCCTATTAACCGTTTTAATTGCGCTTTATTTACTTATTATGGGGTACGATTTATTAAAGACTTCATTTAAAGTTTTAATGCTTTTTACACCCGATGATTTAAATTTAGAAGTAATTAATAAAGCAGTTTGTAAAATTCCAGAAATTAAAAATATGCATCACATTCATATCTGGCAATTAAACGAGCAGGAAACACATTTGGAAGCACATATAGATTTTTATAATGATCTTACCCTTTCAGAATTTGACGCCGTATTAGCAAAAGTAGAAGAGTTGCTGTATCACGATTTTGGAATAAACCATGTAACCATTCAACCCGAACATCAAAAAGATGACCCAAAAGACATTATTGTTCAAGATTGA
- a CDS encoding GNAT family N-acetyltransferase, translating to MEFNVKNFEELSRKELYEILQLRSEIFVVEQDCVYQDIDGKDQRALHIMGWENDILVTYARCFQAGDYFDEASIGRVLVRENYRKLGYGHQITDAAIKAIVEKYKADTIKISAQIYLVMFYESHGFKTIGDRYMEDGIPHIAMIRE from the coding sequence ATGGAATTTAATGTAAAGAATTTTGAAGAATTAAGCCGAAAGGAGCTATACGAAATTTTGCAATTGCGAAGTGAAATTTTTGTAGTGGAACAAGATTGCGTTTATCAGGATATTGATGGAAAAGACCAACGTGCGTTGCACATAATGGGCTGGGAAAACGATATTTTAGTAACCTATGCACGCTGCTTTCAAGCTGGAGATTATTTTGATGAAGCTTCTATTGGTAGGGTTTTGGTACGCGAAAATTATCGTAAATTGGGGTACGGTCATCAAATTACCGATGCTGCCATAAAAGCTATTGTTGAAAAATATAAAGCCGATACTATAAAAATATCGGCGCAAATATATTTAGTAATGTTTTATGAAAGTCACGGTTTTAAAACCATTGGTGATAGATATATGGAAGATGGTATTCCACATATAGCAATGATTAGAGAATGA
- a CDS encoding sterol desaturase family protein has protein sequence MQSFLIFFETMPVWMKAGWVFFVLTVFWILEGYYKLVFTKYNKWRHAKTNFILLVFVMLINVVFGIATVSIFLWLNHSNFGLLPLFDAPIWLELLLSIMVLDLIAQYFVHYLLHKVKWMWRLHTVHHSDKNVDVTTGTRHHPFDFIIRETFALIAVIIMGMPIAFYLFYRILSVLFTYFTHANISLPKQVDRLLSYIIVTPNMHKFHHHYKMPWTDSNFGNMLSIWDRLFGTFIYADTSEIKYGLDIADHKNDEDILHQLRLPFDKSIRYKK, from the coding sequence ATGCAATCCTTCTTAATCTTCTTCGAAACAATGCCCGTTTGGATGAAAGCTGGTTGGGTGTTTTTTGTCCTTACCGTTTTCTGGATTCTTGAAGGCTATTACAAACTCGTTTTTACCAAATACAACAAATGGCGCCATGCAAAAACCAACTTCATTTTGCTTGTGTTTGTAATGCTTATAAATGTAGTTTTCGGAATTGCAACTGTAAGTATTTTTTTGTGGTTAAACCATTCTAACTTTGGGTTGCTTCCACTTTTTGATGCTCCAATTTGGTTGGAATTGTTGCTTTCAATTATGGTGTTGGATCTAATTGCGCAATATTTTGTGCATTATTTACTTCACAAAGTAAAGTGGATGTGGCGCTTGCACACTGTACACCACTCCGATAAAAATGTGGACGTTACTACAGGCACCAGGCATCATCCGTTTGATTTTATTATTCGTGAAACTTTCGCATTAATTGCTGTAATTATCATGGGAATGCCAATTGCTTTTTATCTTTTTTACAGAATTTTAAGTGTGCTTTTTACCTATTTTACCCACGCCAATATTTCGCTTCCGAAGCAGGTAGATCGCCTACTTAGCTATATAATTGTAACTCCAAATATGCATAAATTTCATCACCATTATAAAATGCCTTGGACAGATAGCAATTTCGGCAATATGCTTTCTATTTGGGATCGTTTATTTGGTACATTTATCTACGCAGATACATCAGAAATAAAATATGGTTTAGACATTGCAGACCATAAAAATGATGAGGATATTTTACATCAATTAAGACTTCCTTTTGATAAATCAATTCGGTATAAAAAATAA
- a CDS encoding S41 family peptidase: MKKRILIPIVAIGIFFTTVSFKSDFFEIAKQIEIFTTLYKELNMNYVDEVTPATLMDKAIKGMLEDLDPYTVYWNEQQVEDAKINNSGTYTGIGAIAQSRKDKIIIVEPYKDYPADKAGLKAGDEIVKIGDITIADLQDDAGELLKGTPGSKVAVTYKRQGKTATTTITREAVEIKAVPFYKLIKNDIGYIVLSQFNRKTTTETKAALVDLKSQGAKKIILDLRGNPGGLLSEAINIVNLFVDKGEVITTTKSVIEKYNQVYKTKYDPIDTEIPLVVLVNGRSASASEIVSGGLQDLDRAVIVGARSFGKGLVQRPKKLTYGTQLKVTISRYYTPSGRCIQALDYWHRDENGDPVRKDLKEYNAFKTKGGRTVYDGGGILPDIELKSAAFSSITTALLKDNAIFDYATKYYYNHQLADWKNFKFSEADFQDFLKFLKENNFEYETETEKKFSEGLKVAENDDLSKDISTSYKQLMAAIDNAKDKAILDKKVEIESLLTDEILKRYFYREGLYNYQINHNPEILEAVSVLNDAGRYGKILK; this comes from the coding sequence ATGAAAAAAAGAATTTTAATACCCATAGTGGCCATTGGTATATTTTTTACCACGGTAAGTTTTAAAAGTGATTTTTTCGAAATTGCAAAACAAATTGAAATCTTTACTACCCTCTATAAAGAGTTAAATATGAATTATGTGGACGAGGTTACCCCCGCCACACTTATGGACAAGGCTATTAAGGGCATGCTCGAAGATTTAGACCCATACACAGTCTATTGGAACGAACAGCAGGTAGAAGACGCTAAAATCAATAATTCGGGCACCTACACAGGTATTGGTGCCATTGCGCAAAGTAGAAAGGATAAAATTATAATTGTTGAGCCTTATAAAGATTATCCAGCCGATAAAGCAGGTTTAAAAGCCGGTGACGAAATTGTAAAAATTGGCGATATAACTATTGCCGATTTACAGGACGATGCAGGCGAATTATTAAAAGGTACACCGGGCTCAAAAGTAGCTGTAACTTATAAACGCCAAGGTAAAACTGCCACTACAACTATTACTCGCGAGGCAGTAGAAATTAAAGCGGTTCCCTTCTACAAATTAATAAAAAATGATATTGGGTATATCGTACTTTCACAATTTAATCGAAAAACGACTACAGAAACAAAAGCTGCATTAGTTGATTTAAAATCGCAGGGAGCCAAAAAAATTATTTTGGATCTTCGCGGAAATCCGGGAGGATTACTGAGTGAAGCAATAAATATAGTGAACCTATTTGTGGATAAAGGTGAAGTAATTACCACTACAAAATCTGTAATTGAAAAATACAACCAAGTTTACAAAACCAAATACGATCCCATAGATACTGAAATTCCACTGGTAGTTTTAGTTAATGGAAGAAGTGCATCTGCCAGCGAAATAGTTTCCGGCGGTTTGCAAGATTTAGATCGGGCCGTTATTGTTGGAGCGCGCAGTTTTGGAAAAGGATTGGTGCAACGACCAAAGAAATTAACCTACGGTACCCAATTAAAAGTTACTATTTCGCGCTATTATACCCCCAGCGGTCGTTGTATTCAAGCATTAGATTATTGGCACCGCGACGAGAACGGCGATCCCGTTCGTAAGGATTTAAAAGAGTACAACGCCTTTAAAACCAAAGGCGGCAGAACCGTTTACGATGGCGGTGGCATTTTACCAGATATTGAATTAAAATCCGCAGCATTCAGTTCAATAACCACAGCACTTTTAAAAGACAATGCCATTTTTGATTATGCCACAAAATACTATTATAATCATCAATTAGCAGATTGGAAAAACTTTAAATTCAGTGAAGCAGATTTTCAGGATTTTCTAAAGTTTCTAAAAGAAAACAATTTTGAATACGAAACAGAAACAGAAAAGAAATTTTCTGAAGGATTAAAAGTTGCAGAAAACGACGATTTAAGCAAGGATATTTCAACAAGCTACAAACAACTTATGGCTGCCATTGACAATGCAAAAGACAAAGCCATACTCGATAAAAAAGTAGAAATAGAATCGCTTCTGACCGATGAAATATTAAAACGCTATTTCTACCGCGAAGGTTTGTATAATTATCAAATTAATCACAATCCGGAAATATTAGAAGCGGTTTCCGTTTTAAATGATGCTGGACGGTATGGGAAAATTTTGAAGTAA
- a CDS encoding DUF4349 domain-containing protein: MKIVSTIFLLFVLGCTNSGSDNNFEAEASMAGIENVSEDIATPELDEQKIIKTARLAFETKDVEATHQKIINLASQYKGLVQSDNSGKDYNRIYKNIVVRVPTENFQSFIDGISEGVAYFDHRDISRQDVSEEFVDLEARLKAKRTLENRYLELLKKANSVKEMLEIERELSNIREEIEAKQGRLQYLQTQVSMSTVIVEFYKTTADTGITQSYGQKIKNALQGGWNGISVFFLGVLYLWPLFLVAIIVIFVLRKFLKRKKVNK; this comes from the coding sequence ATGAAAATAGTTAGCACAATATTTTTATTATTTGTTCTGGGATGTACAAATAGCGGTTCAGACAACAATTTTGAAGCCGAAGCTTCAATGGCCGGTATAGAAAATGTTTCTGAAGATATAGCCACACCGGAGCTCGATGAGCAAAAAATTATTAAAACTGCACGATTAGCCTTCGAAACAAAAGACGTTGAGGCAACACACCAAAAAATTATTAATCTGGCATCGCAATACAAAGGTTTGGTGCAAAGCGACAACAGCGGAAAAGATTACAATCGAATCTATAAAAATATTGTGGTTCGCGTACCTACAGAAAACTTTCAATCTTTTATTGACGGGATATCTGAAGGGGTAGCTTATTTTGATCATCGCGATATAAGTAGGCAAGATGTTTCTGAAGAATTTGTAGATCTGGAAGCACGCTTAAAGGCAAAACGCACTTTAGAAAACCGATATTTGGAGTTGCTAAAAAAAGCAAACAGTGTAAAGGAAATGCTGGAAATAGAACGCGAACTTTCAAATATTCGTGAAGAAATTGAAGCAAAACAAGGGCGTTTGCAATACCTCCAAACACAAGTTTCCATGAGTACGGTAATCGTAGAATTTTATAAAACTACCGCCGATACAGGTATTACTCAGTCTTACGGACAAAAAATAAAAAATGCCCTTCAAGGAGGTTGGAACGGTATTTCGGTATTTTTCTTAGGCGTTTTATACCTTTGGCCCTTATTCCTCGTTGCAATAATTGTAATTTTTGTTCTTCGTAAATTTCTAAAACGAAAAAAGGTAAACAAATAG
- the rnpA gene encoding ribonuclease P protein component: MNQKFPKSEKLKSSKTIETLFSDGKTHSSYPIKVFFLPKENLKTSLAAFAVPKRNFKSAVDRNKAKRQLREAYRLNKHIFKEINGKKFVMLFLYLGKVKPQYAQLERAMVMLLKKLRDENS; encoded by the coding sequence GTGAATCAAAAATTTCCGAAGAGCGAAAAACTAAAGAGTTCCAAAACAATTGAAACATTGTTTTCGGACGGAAAAACACATTCCAGTTATCCTATAAAAGTATTTTTTCTTCCGAAAGAAAATTTAAAAACATCCCTGGCAGCATTTGCCGTTCCCAAACGCAATTTTAAATCTGCGGTAGATCGCAATAAGGCAAAACGACAGCTTCGCGAAGCATACCGTCTTAATAAACATATATTTAAGGAAATTAACGGCAAGAAATTTGTAATGCTTTTTCTATATTTAGGCAAAGTTAAACCGCAGTACGCCCAACTTGAAAGAGCAATGGTAATGCTGCTTAAAAAATTAAGGGATGAAAATAGTTAG
- a CDS encoding M1 family metallopeptidase: MKQFLSVIFFIAVIISASAQNNPCYWQQEVDYKMDVQMNVKNFQYQGTQELKYTNNSPDTLTKVYYHLYFNAFQPGSEMDVRSRTIADPDSRVTDRISKLTPDEIGYIKPNLFTQNNVAAKYTIKGTVMEVVLNEPILPGGSTVFNMEWDAQVPLQVRRSGRDSSEGIALTMTQWYPKLAEYDFEGWHADPYIGREFHGVWGNFDVTITIDADYTIGGTGYLQNPAEVGHGYTEPGQKWMKPKKGKYTWHFLAPDVHDFAWAADNQYVHDTYPGPNGVTLHFFYKNDPEIAENWKNLQPKTAALMQFFNEQIGQYPYEQYSVIQGGDGGMEYAMSTMITGNREFGSLVGVTAHELAHSWFQFVLATNELKHEWMDEGFTSYISDEAMNYVMEENKPNPHAGSYRSYFYMATSGNEQPLSTHADRYATNRAYGVNAYSKGSVFLTQLGYVIGPENLSKTLKRFYSDFKFKHPTPTDFIRTAEKVSGFKLNWYLTDWTQTTNTIDYGIKSVENETDNTKITLERIGLMPMPIDLYVTYEDGTQELFYIPLRMTWNEKPNPFTDLKRTVLADWAWAYPTYTFEIKNGKKVKNMMIDATRRMADINQDNNIWERNP; encoded by the coding sequence ATGAAGCAATTTTTAAGTGTAATTTTTTTTATAGCCGTAATCATTTCGGCTTCAGCACAAAATAATCCGTGCTATTGGCAGCAGGAAGTAGATTATAAAATGGACGTTCAGATGAACGTGAAAAATTTTCAATACCAAGGCACCCAGGAATTAAAATATACAAACAATTCGCCCGATACCTTAACCAAAGTTTATTATCATCTTTACTTTAATGCATTTCAACCTGGCAGCGAAATGGATGTACGATCACGCACAATTGCCGATCCTGATAGCCGCGTTACAGATAGAATTTCGAAACTTACACCGGATGAAATTGGCTACATAAAACCAAACTTATTTACACAAAATAACGTTGCCGCTAAGTATACAATTAAAGGAACGGTAATGGAAGTAGTTTTAAACGAACCTATTTTGCCCGGCGGAAGTACCGTTTTTAATATGGAGTGGGATGCACAGGTGCCCTTGCAAGTACGCCGTTCAGGACGCGATAGTTCTGAAGGCATAGCGCTTACGATGACCCAATGGTATCCCAAACTAGCTGAGTACGACTTTGAAGGTTGGCACGCCGATCCGTACATTGGTCGCGAGTTTCACGGAGTATGGGGTAATTTTGATGTGACAATTACAATTGATGCAGATTACACTATTGGCGGAACAGGTTATTTACAAAACCCTGCCGAAGTTGGCCACGGCTACACAGAACCAGGCCAAAAATGGATGAAACCAAAAAAAGGAAAATACACTTGGCACTTTTTAGCACCAGATGTACATGACTTTGCTTGGGCAGCAGATAACCAATATGTACACGATACCTATCCGGGGCCAAACGGAGTAACACTTCATTTTTTCTATAAAAATGATCCTGAAATTGCTGAGAACTGGAAAAATCTACAACCAAAAACAGCTGCTCTAATGCAGTTTTTTAACGAACAGATAGGCCAATATCCCTACGAACAATACTCGGTAATTCAAGGCGGCGATGGTGGTATGGAATACGCTATGAGTACCATGATTACTGGCAATCGGGAGTTTGGAAGTTTAGTTGGTGTAACTGCTCACGAGTTGGCACATTCTTGGTTTCAGTTTGTTTTGGCAACCAACGAACTAAAACACGAGTGGATGGATGAAGGTTTTACCTCATACATATCCGATGAGGCAATGAATTATGTGATGGAAGAAAATAAACCAAATCCGCACGCAGGTTCGTACAGAAGTTACTTTTACATGGCCACTAGTGGCAATGAACAACCTCTATCTACACATGCAGACAGATATGCAACCAACCGTGCGTATGGCGTAAATGCGTATAGCAAAGGTTCGGTATTTTTAACTCAATTAGGGTACGTTATTGGCCCAGAAAATCTATCTAAGACCTTAAAGCGTTTTTATTCAGATTTTAAATTTAAACACCCTACGCCAACAGATTTTATTCGCACGGCCGAAAAGGTTTCCGGTTTTAAACTAAATTGGTATTTAACAGATTGGACACAAACTACAAATACAATAGATTATGGTATAAAATCTGTTGAAAATGAAACGGATAATACAAAAATTACTTTAGAAAGAATTGGTTTAATGCCAATGCCTATAGACCTTTATGTAACTTATGAAGATGGCACGCAGGAGTTGTTTTACATTCCATTGCGTATGACGTGGAATGAAAAACCAAATCCGTTTACAGATTTAAAACGTACTGTTTTAGCAGATTGGGCTTGGGCTTATCCCACCTATACATTTGAAATTAAAAATGGGAAAAAAGTAAAAAATATGATGATTGATGCCACACGCAGAATGGCAGATATTAATCAGGATAATAATATTTGGGAAAGAAATCCCTAA
- a CDS encoding S8 family serine peptidase, whose product MKIFRNSLLAVVIAASMASCGSSSAIVATPIENIDAIPLKIVPLTEAQLKNWPAMDLVKDTVPGMSVNKAYNQIIKKRKGTTVIVGVIDSGVDIDHEDLKNVLWTNPGEIPGNGIDDDNNGYIDDVHGWNFIGDIIGENMEYVRIIRKFKPKFEGKSESSISAADREDFAIYQKAMAEYEKEFSEISTNKERYEQIIAQLKPTHQAIAQKLGKEDYSKEDLADIKNPSPQEQHQIAMLDQMLNFADSVPEVLKELEAGIKYFNDRLEDNFSMTKDFRAVLGDNPDDITDNVYGDNNVAGPDPTRENVKHGTHVAGIIAAERHNGIGMDGVANNVQIMAVRAVPDGDEYDKDIALAIRYAVDNGAKVLNTSFGKYYSPHADWVYDAIKYAASKDVLIVNAAGNDGLDLDTVNVYPNDQIDNQPEIADSFLTVGALNYEYGSELVANFSNYGKTNVDVFAPGVKIWATTPLNTYEFLQGTSMASPEVAGVAAMIRSYYPNLTAAQVKQILMDSGLSVKTNVILGGEVSNTESFSNISKSGKMVNMYNALIMADKMSK is encoded by the coding sequence ATGAAAATCTTTAGAAACTCTCTTTTGGCTGTAGTAATAGCAGCCTCTATGGCAAGCTGTGGCAGTAGCTCGGCAATTGTTGCCACCCCAATAGAAAACATTGATGCAATCCCTTTAAAAATAGTTCCGCTTACCGAGGCACAATTAAAAAATTGGCCAGCGATGGATTTGGTAAAAGACACCGTTCCGGGGATGAGCGTAAATAAAGCTTACAACCAAATAATCAAAAAACGCAAAGGCACAACTGTAATTGTAGGCGTTATAGATAGCGGGGTAGATATTGACCACGAAGACCTTAAAAATGTACTATGGACCAATCCTGGTGAAATACCCGGCAACGGAATAGACGACGATAACAACGGTTACATTGATGATGTACACGGTTGGAATTTTATTGGCGATATTATTGGTGAAAACATGGAATATGTACGTATCATCAGAAAATTTAAACCAAAATTTGAAGGTAAGAGCGAATCTTCAATAAGTGCTGCAGATCGTGAAGATTTTGCAATCTATCAAAAAGCAATGGCCGAATACGAAAAGGAATTTTCAGAAATTTCAACTAATAAAGAGCGGTATGAGCAAATTATTGCGCAGTTAAAGCCTACACATCAAGCAATTGCTCAGAAACTTGGAAAAGAAGATTATTCAAAAGAAGATTTAGCGGATATAAAAAATCCTTCGCCACAGGAACAGCACCAAATAGCCATGCTAGACCAAATGTTAAATTTTGCCGATTCAGTTCCTGAAGTTTTAAAGGAACTTGAAGCAGGAATAAAATATTTTAATGACAGACTGGAAGATAATTTTAGTATGACCAAAGATTTCCGGGCTGTGTTAGGCGATAATCCCGACGATATTACAGACAATGTTTACGGCGACAATAATGTAGCTGGTCCAGACCCAACGCGCGAAAACGTAAAACACGGAACCCACGTTGCAGGTATAATTGCCGCTGAACGCCACAACGGGATTGGTATGGATGGCGTAGCTAACAATGTGCAAATAATGGCTGTACGAGCAGTACCGGATGGCGATGAGTACGACAAAGATATTGCATTGGCAATTAGATATGCCGTAGATAATGGCGCTAAGGTACTAAATACTAGTTTCGGAAAATATTATTCGCCACACGCAGATTGGGTGTACGACGCTATAAAATATGCGGCCTCAAAAGATGTATTAATTGTGAATGCCGCTGGAAACGACGGTCTTGATTTAGATACTGTAAATGTTTACCCGAACGATCAGATTGATAACCAACCAGAAATTGCCGATTCATTTTTAACCGTTGGTGCACTTAATTATGAGTATGGTAGTGAATTGGTTGCAAACTTTTCAAATTACGGAAAAACCAATGTAGATGTTTTTGCTCCCGGTGTAAAAATTTGGGCAACAACCCCTTTAAATACATATGAATTTTTGCAGGGAACCTCAATGGCATCTCCCGAAGTTGCCGGTGTTGCCGCAATGATTAGATCTTACTACCCAAATCTAACAGCTGCACAAGTAAAACAAATATTAATGGATAGCGGCCTTTCGGTAAAAACTAATGTTATTTTGGGCGGGGAAGTTTCAAATACGGAGTCTTTCTCAAATATTTCAAAATCTGGTAAAATGGTAAATATGTATAACGCCTTAATTATGGCAGATAAAATGTCTAAATAA
- a CDS encoding MBL fold metallo-hydrolase codes for MQLFPIESGNFKLDGGAMFGVVPKTLWTRTNPADANNMIDIAARCLLIKNGDRLTLIDTGMGNKQSEKFFGYYYRWGDYNLDNSLKKYGFHRDDITDVFMTHLHFDHCGGSVQWNKDRTGYEPAFKNATFWSNKDHWQWATQPNRREQASFLKENIMPMQESGQLKFVAQPNTDFATANELDFGILFVDGHTDKQMIPHIEYKGKTLVFMADLLPTAGHLPLPFVMGYDTRPLLTLPEKEKFLDKAAENNFYLFLEHDAHNPIITVKNTDKGVRLNETFSLNEFFN; via the coding sequence ATGCAATTATTTCCTATTGAATCCGGCAATTTTAAATTAGATGGTGGTGCCATGTTCGGTGTTGTGCCTAAAACCCTCTGGACCAGAACCAATCCTGCAGATGCCAATAATATGATAGACATTGCCGCGCGCTGTCTTCTCATTAAAAATGGCGATAGGTTAACCTTAATTGATACCGGGATGGGCAATAAGCAAAGCGAAAAGTTTTTTGGCTATTATTACCGTTGGGGCGATTACAACCTAGACAATTCATTAAAAAAGTACGGTTTTCATCGCGACGACATTACCGATGTTTTTATGACCCATTTACATTTTGACCATTGCGGTGGCAGTGTACAATGGAACAAAGATCGCACAGGGTATGAACCAGCTTTTAAAAATGCAACTTTCTGGAGCAATAAAGATCACTGGCAGTGGGCTACGCAACCAAACCGACGCGAGCAGGCTTCTTTTTTAAAGGAAAATATAATGCCGATGCAAGAAAGCGGACAGTTAAAGTTTGTGGCACAACCCAATACAGATTTTGCAACAGCCAACGAATTGGATTTTGGAATTCTATTTGTAGACGGACACACAGATAAGCAAATGATTCCGCATATAGAATACAAAGGAAAAACGCTGGTTTTTATGGCAGATTTATTGCCCACAGCAGGTCATTTACCACTTCCGTTTGTTATGGGCTACGATACACGACCATTGCTAACGCTTCCAGAAAAAGAAAAATTTTTGGATAAAGCTGCCGAAAATAATTTCTATCTATTTTTGGAACACGATGCACACAATCCGATAATTACCGTAAAAAACACCGATAAAGGTGTTCGGCTAAACGAAACATTCTCACTTAACGAATTTTTTAATTAA